In Candidatus Eremiobacterota bacterium, the following proteins share a genomic window:
- a CDS encoding cupin domain-containing protein, translating to MIAAHKLQPHPEGGWYRETYRSAERVTTSQGTLRSAMTSIYFLLAAGAFSAFHRLSSDETWHFYRGDPVTIEIIEASGAHASRVLGANDVLQTTIAAGAHFAAHVDANDGYALVGCDVAPGFEFADFHLTTRAMLTAAYPHLGPLIARYTR from the coding sequence CTGATCGCCGCGCACAAGCTGCAGCCGCATCCCGAGGGCGGCTGGTACCGCGAGACGTACCGCAGCGCCGAGCGCGTCACGACCTCGCAGGGAACGCTGCGCAGCGCGATGACGTCGATCTACTTTCTGCTCGCCGCCGGCGCGTTCTCGGCGTTTCACCGGCTGAGCTCAGACGAGACCTGGCACTTCTACCGCGGCGATCCGGTGACGATCGAGATCATCGAAGCGAGCGGCGCGCACGCGTCGCGCGTTCTCGGCGCGAACGACGTGCTGCAGACGACGATTGCCGCCGGTGCCCACTTCGCCGCGCACGTCGACGCGAACGACGGCTACGCGCTGGTCGGCTGCGACGTGGCGCCCGGCTTCGAGTTCGCCGACTTTCACCTCACCACGCGCGCGATGCTGACCGCGGCCTACCCGCACCTCGGCCCGCTGATCGCGCGCTACACGCGATGA
- a CDS encoding YifB family Mg chelatase-like AAA ATPase, producing the protein MLALAFSAAVAGVDAHVVRVETDSAAGVPHFALVGLADKALNESRERVRAAIVNSGFGFPPGRLLVNLAPADMQKRGVGFDLAIALALLATDEQIDRAALRDYVVCGELALDGGLRAVPGVLAMTLAAKRAGFARIVVPEPNRDEAALVDGIDVYAVPALADAIAVILGHGTKFRRRGVTVLDPSDRASCGDFSDVKGQVLAKRALEIAAAGGHNVVLVGPPGCGKTMLARRVPSILPSMTVAEALEVTKVYSIAGLLGPRPRVVATRPFRAPHHTASRVSLVGGGAIPRPGEISLALNGVLYLDELGEFSRATLEVLRQPLEEGAVTIARAAGTLTFPARFTLIASMNPCPCGYRGDRAADCRCDDTAVQKYLAKLSGPLLDRIDLHVTVSRVSFDELVHHTTAETSATIRTRVEAARERQSARLRGAGVATNAAITASDVRRFCRLDGDGLRLLESAVTRGTLSARAFDRIARVARTIADLAGTEQIAREHVAEALLYRGGERTRAA; encoded by the coding sequence ATGCTCGCCCTCGCTTTCTCCGCCGCGGTTGCCGGAGTCGACGCGCACGTCGTGCGCGTCGAGACCGACTCGGCCGCCGGCGTCCCCCACTTCGCGCTGGTCGGCCTCGCCGACAAGGCGCTCAACGAGTCGCGCGAGCGCGTCCGCGCCGCGATCGTGAATTCCGGGTTCGGCTTCCCGCCGGGCCGGCTGCTGGTCAACCTCGCACCGGCCGACATGCAAAAGCGCGGTGTGGGATTCGACTTGGCGATCGCGCTGGCGCTGCTCGCGACCGACGAACAGATCGACCGCGCGGCACTGCGTGACTACGTCGTCTGCGGCGAGCTCGCGCTCGACGGCGGGCTGCGCGCGGTTCCCGGCGTGCTGGCGATGACGCTCGCCGCGAAGCGCGCCGGCTTCGCGCGGATCGTCGTGCCGGAGCCGAATCGCGACGAAGCGGCGCTGGTCGACGGGATCGACGTGTACGCCGTTCCGGCGCTCGCGGACGCGATCGCCGTGATCCTCGGCCACGGCACGAAGTTCCGCCGCCGCGGCGTGACCGTGCTCGACCCGAGCGATCGCGCGAGCTGCGGCGACTTCAGCGACGTGAAAGGACAAGTGCTCGCGAAGCGCGCGCTGGAGATCGCCGCGGCCGGCGGGCACAACGTGGTGCTGGTCGGACCGCCCGGCTGCGGCAAGACGATGCTGGCGCGACGCGTGCCGTCGATTCTGCCATCGATGACGGTCGCCGAAGCGCTCGAAGTGACCAAGGTGTACAGCATCGCCGGGCTGCTCGGTCCGCGCCCGCGCGTCGTCGCGACGCGTCCGTTTCGCGCGCCGCACCACACCGCAAGCCGCGTCTCGCTGGTCGGCGGCGGCGCGATCCCGCGCCCCGGAGAAATATCGCTTGCGCTCAACGGCGTGCTCTATCTGGACGAACTCGGCGAGTTCAGCCGCGCGACGCTCGAGGTGCTGCGCCAACCGCTGGAGGAAGGCGCGGTGACGATCGCGCGCGCCGCCGGGACGCTGACGTTTCCCGCGCGCTTCACGCTGATCGCGTCGATGAACCCGTGTCCGTGCGGCTACCGCGGCGACCGCGCCGCCGATTGCCGCTGCGACGACACGGCGGTGCAGAAATATCTCGCGAAGCTCTCCGGACCGCTGCTCGACCGCATCGACCTGCACGTCACCGTGTCGCGGGTTTCCTTCGACGAACTGGTCCACCATACGACGGCGGAAACGTCCGCGACCATTCGCACTCGCGTCGAAGCCGCGCGCGAACGCCAGTCGGCGCGCTTGCGCGGCGCGGGCGTCGCAACGAATGCCGCCATCACGGCCTCCGACGTGCGCCGTTTCTGCCGGCTCGACGGCGACGGGCTCCGCCTCCTTGAATCCGCCGTCACGCGCGGCACGCTGAGCGCCCGCGCCTTCGACCGCATCGCCCGCGTCGCCCGCACCATCGCCGACCTCGCCGGCACCGAGCAGATCGCGCGCGAGCACGTCGCCGAAGCGCTCCTCTACCGCGGAGGCGAGCGCACCCGCGCGGCGTAG